A region from the Lutra lutra chromosome 1, mLutLut1.2, whole genome shotgun sequence genome encodes:
- the SLC38A3 gene encoding sodium-coupled neutral amino acid transporter 3: MEAPLQTEMVELVPNGKHSEGLLPGTNPTAGNQRVEGPRRSCAEGEGFLQKSPSKETHFTDFEGKTSFGMSVFNLSNAIMGSGILGLAYAMANTGIILFLFLLTAVALLSSYSIHLLLKSSGIVGIRAYEQLGYRAFGTPGKLAAALAITLQNIGAMSSYLYIIKSELPLVIQTFLNLEEQTSDWYMNGNYLVILVSVTVILPLALMRQLGYLGYSSGFSLSCMVFFLIAVIYKKFHVPCPLPLNFTNVTGNFSLVEVTKEEVSLQAETQTAALCTPSYFTLNSQTAYTIPIMAFAFVCHPEVLPIYTELKDPSKRKMQHISNLSISVMYVMYFLAALFGYLTFYDGVESELLHTYSKVDPFDVLILCVRVAVLTAVTLTVPIVLFPVRRAIQQMLFKNQEFRWLRHTLIAIGLLTCINLLVIFAPNILGIFGVIGATSAPCLIFIFPAIFYFRIIPTEREPAKSTPKILALCFAVLGLLLMTMSLSFIIIDWVSGTGQHGGSH; encoded by the exons ATGGAGGCACCTCTGCAGACAGAAATGGTGGAGCTGGTGCCCAACGGCAAACACTCGGAGGGGCTGCTCCCAGGCACCAACCCCACGGCAGGCAACCAGAG GGTTGAGGGCCCCAGACGGAGCTGTGCGGAGGGCGAGGGCTTCCTCCAGAAAAGCCCCAGCAAGGAGACACACTTCACTGAT TTTGAGGGGAAGACCTCATTTGGGATGTCGGTGTTCAACCTCAGTAATGCCATCATGGGCAGCGGCATCCTGGGGCTCGCCTATGCCATGGCCAACACGGGCATCATCCTTTTCCT GTTCCTGCTGACGGCCGTTGCCCTGCTCTCCAGCTACTCCATCCACCTGCTGCTTAAGTCCTCAGGGATCGTGG GCATCCGTGCCTATGAGCAGCTGGGCTACCGGGCCTTTGGGACCCCTGGGAAGCTGGCAGCAGCCCTAGCCATCACACTGCAGAATATTGGAG ccatGTCCAGCTACCTGTACATCATCAAGTCTGAGCTGCCCCTTGTCATACAGACCTTCCTGAACCTGGAGGAGCAAACCTC GGACTGGTACATGAATGGGAACTACCTGGTGATCCTAGTTTCTGTCACCGTCATTCTGCCTCTGGCGCTGATGCGGCAGCTTG GCTACCTGGGTTACTCCAGCGGCTTCTCTCTCAGCTGCATGGTGTTCTTCCTAATCGCA GTCATCTACAAGAAGTTCCACGTGCCCTGCCCACTGCCCCTCAACTTCACCAACGTCACGGGCAACTTCAGCCTCGTGGAGGTCACCAAGGAGGAGGTGTCGCTGCAGGCTGAGACCCAGACCGCAGCCCTCTGCACCCCAAGCTACTTCACACTCAACTCCCAG ACGGCGTACACCATCCCCATCATGGCCTTTGCCTTCGTCTGCCATCCTGAGGTGCTGCCCATCTATACAGAGCTTAAGGA TCCCTCCAAGAGGAAGATGCAGCATATCTCCAACCTGTCCATCTCCGTCATGTATGTCATGTACTTCCTGGCTGCCCTCTTCGGCTACCTCACCTTCTACG ACGGAGTGGAGTCGGAGCTCCTGCACACCTACAGCAAGGTGGACCCGTTTGACGTGCTGATCCTCTGCGTGCGTGTGGCCGTGCTCACAGCGGTCACGCTCACCGTGCCAATCGTTCTGTTTCCG gtgcGCCGTGCCATCCAGCAGATGCTGTTTAAGAACCAGGAGTTCCGTTGGCTGCGGCACACGCTCATTGCCATTGGCCTGCTCACTTGCATCAACCTGCTGGTTATCTTCGCTCCTAACATCCTGGGCATCTTCGGGGTCATCG GTGCCACATCGGCCCCGTGCCTCATCTTCATCTTCCCTGCCATCTTCTACTTCCGCATCATACCCACCGAGAGGGAGCCTGCAAAGTCCACCCCCAAAATCTTG GCACTTTGTTTCGCTGTGCTTGGCCTCCTGCTGATGACCATGAGCTTGAGCTTCATCATCATTGACTGGGTGTCAGGGACCGGCCAGCATGGAGGAAGCCACTAG